The Streptomyces sp. NBC_00306 sequence TGCGTCATACCGCCGACATCGTCGGCGACGTGCCGCTCGTCGTCACCGAGAACGGCATCGCCACGGCCGACGACACCCGCCGCGTCGACTACCTGACCGGCGCGCTGAACGAAGTGGCCCGGGCGATCGAGGACGGCCTCGACATCCAGGGCTACCTCGCCTGGAGCGCCCTCGACAACTACGAATGGGGCTCGTACCGGCCCACCTTCGGCCTGATCGCCGTCGACCCCGAGACGTTCGCCCGCACCGCCAAACCGTCCGCGGTCTGGCTCGGCGGACTCGGCCGCAGCCGTGAACTCCCGCGGGGCGAAGGCTGAACAGCCCGTTCGCCACCACCGCCGACACCGCACCGGCATCCCCGCCGGACACCGTGCCACCGGGCTGCACCGCCCGGTAGGGACCGGGGACGGGCGGATCCTGACATCCGCCCGTCCCCGCTTCACCCCTCCCAGCCCGTCCGCCGCCTCACCGACCCGACACGCCTGCACGAACAGCCACCTCTCCCAGTCCCCAGACTTCAGGAGCCGGATCCGCATGGACCGTCGTTCGTTTCTCGCAGCCACCACCGCAGGGGCCGCGGCCCTCTCCCTGCCCTCGGCAGGCAGTGCCACCGCCGCCGGCCGGCGGGAGTCCGAAACGGCGCTGCTGCGCCGCTGGTTCCGCGACACCTACCGGTCGATCGAGGCCATGACGACCGACATCGGTCTGGCCGCCGACACGCTCGACCTCAGCCGGCCCGGCGGCCCCGTCGTCTCGCGGAACACGTCCCCGACGAACATCGGATGCGGACTGTGGGCCACCGTCGCCGCGGCCGGCCTGGGCGTCATCGACAGGGACACGCTGCACCGCCGCCTCACCCGCACCGTCGCCTCCGTCGAGAAGCTGGAACGCCACCACGGCTTCTGGCTCAACTGGTACGACGCGCACGACGGTTCGGTCCTGACGAGCTGGCCCGGCACCGGAGACCCGGTCCGGCCCTTCCTCTCCTCCGTCGACAACGCCTGGCTGGTCACCGGACTGCGCATCGCGGCATCCGCCGAGCCGCGGCTGCGCGGCCGGATCGCCCGGCTCCTCGCCGCCGCGGACTGGTCGTACTTCTACACGCCGTACGACCCCGCCGACCCGGTGGCCGGACCGGGCCAGTTGCGCGGCGGCTTCTGGACGGACACGGGGGAGCCGACCGCACACCACTACGGCGCCCTCAACACCGAACCCCGGATGGCCAGTTACCTCGGTATCGCGGACGGTTCGCTGCCGGGCGAGCACTACTGGCACATGCTGCGCACCATGCTTCCCGAGCACGGGCAGGAACAGATGCCGCAGGGTGCGTACGACACCGTCGACGGTGTCCGGCTCTGGCAGGGGCACTACACCTATCGTGGCCGCAAGCTGATCCCCACCTGGGGCGGCTCGATGTTCGAGGCGCTGATGGTGCCGCTCTTCGTCCCGGAGGCCTCCTGGTCACCGCGGTCCTGGGGCACCACCCACCACCGCTTCGTCCGTTCCCACATCGAGCACGGCCTCTCCGAGGCACGGTACGGCTACTGGGGGTTCTCCCCGTGCAACGTGCCGGAGGGCGGCTACCAGGAGTACGGCGTCGACGCCATCGGCATGCAGACCGACGGCTACGCCTCCAACACCGACCGCACGTACGTCACCCCGGGCCAACCGATGCCGCCCGCGTCGGCGTACACCAACGGTGTGGTCACCCCGCACGCCTCCTTCCTGGCCCTGCCCTACGCCCGACGGGACGCCCTCGCCAATCTGCGCGCCATCGACCGGGACTTCGGCGCGTACGACGACGGCTACGGCTTCCGTGACTCCGTCAATGTCGGCACCGGCCGCGTCAGCGACTTCGTCCTGGCGCTCGACCAGGGCATGATCGCCGCGGCCCTGGCCCAGGAGCTGAGCCCGGGACTGCTCCAACAGCCTTTCACTACGGGCGGGTTCAGCTCACGGGTGCGCCCGCTGCTGGCGAAGGAGCGCTTCGGCATCTGAGAAGCGTGCGGTGCCGGAGACCGCGCCGGTCTCAGCTGCTCGCCCCGAAGACCTGCGTCCACCACGGGCCGCCCGGGCCTTCGTGGACGCCGAGGCCCATGCTCGTGAACGCGCAGTTCAGGATGTTCGCACGGTGACCGGGACTGTTCATCCAGCTCTCCATCACCGATGCCGCGCTCTGCTGCCCTCTCGCGATGTTCTCGCCGTAGGTCCGCCACTGGTAGCCGGCAGCGGTGATGCGGTCGCCGGGGCTTCTGCCGTCCTGAGAGGTGTGCGAGAAATAGTTCTTCGCCGCCATGTCCTCGGAGTGCCGGCGGGCGGCCGTGTCCAGCCGGCCGTTGCCGCTCAGGGGGCCGCAGCCGGCCGCGGCACGCTCCTTGTTGACCAGGGAGAGGACGGTGCCGGCGGGTCCGGACCGGGACTGCTGCGTTTCTGTTTCCGGTTTCGGAGCGGGCGCGGAGTCCGAGACGGCGGGGCGTGGGGCCGGCGTGCGGGTCGCGGCGCGCTTCGACGGTGACGGCGACGGCCGGGGCGTCGGGGTCGCGCTGCCGGGAGACGGCGAAGGTGAGGCGGTCGCCGTGGTCCTCGCCGGGGGAGTGGACGGCAGGACTCCCTGTGCTTCGGTGACCGTCGACGGCGTCCGCGTGCCGGGATCCTGGTCGTCCGTGAACAGGTGGAGCGCACCCCCCGCGGTGACCAGCGCCGCCACGGCCACCGCCGCGGCACTCGTCCGCCGGCGGCGCCGTGCGCGATCGAGCCGCCGCTGCGTCTCGCGCCCGTGGGCACGGCCTCCGCCGTGTCGGAGGCCCGTTCTTCCGTGCTGCATGGGTATCTCGTGGTGCCCGGCCGGTTCGTGCTCCCCGGCCGGTTCGTGCTCGCCGGGTATCTCGTGCCCCCCGGGTATCCGGTCGTGTGCCGCGGCGAGCGCCGGATCCGCCCCGGCCGGAGCCAGCGTCGTCGCCGCGGCCGCGAGCGGCACGAGCGCCAGGCCGACGAGGAGGCGCTCCGCCGGGACGAGACCGGCCGAGAAGCCGGAACACACCGTGCATTCGCGGGCATGGCGGGCGATGCGCTTGCGCCACAGGGCGGAGGGCGCCCCGTCCCACCCCTCGACCAGTGACTCCAGCAGCACGCACCGGGGTTGGGCCGCGAGGGCGCGCACGACCACTCGCGATGCCTCGAGCTGTGCCTTCATCCGCTGCACGCGTACGGCCGTGTGCTGCGGGGACAGCTCCATGGCCACGGCGACCTCGGCGCGGGTCAGTTCGCCGGTGGACTCCAGCCACCACAGGGACAGCAGCGACCGGTCGTCCTCGTCGAGCCAGCGGGTCGCCTCGGCGACCTCGCGTCGCTGCCCCGACAGTCCGAGGCGCGCGATGGTCAGGTCGACGAAGTCCGCCCCGGGGTCGGCGAGGTCGTAGGCGTCGTCCAGACCGCCGGTGACCGGTGCATCCCGGTGCCGGCGCCAGTGGCCCCGGATCTGATTCACCGTGATGGCCACCAGCCACGACCGGAAACTGCCCGGGTCGCGCAACGTTCCGAGACCGGACAGGGCGCGGAGCATGGTCTCCTGCGTCACGTCGTCGACGTCGGCGTGCCCGTCGAGCGCCCGCCCGACGATGTTGTGGACGAGCGGGAAGTACGCGGCGACGAGCCGGTCCTGGGCCTGCTGGTCCCCGGACCGGGCCGCCACGATCTCCGAGACCTCGAGGTCACTGCTCACGTTCTCTCCGCTCCTTGCTCCCGACTCGGGCCTGTTCCGCCCCACGGATGGGAGACGCGAGGACTCCACGCGGATAACAGAAACCGGGAAAGGGCAGACGGGCTCTTTCGTCGGCGTGGTGCGGAGAGATCGTAGGCGAACGGGTGTTCCGGGCCGGCGGGGGCCTGACGGAAGGGTGATCGATCGCCCTCCCGGGAACGAACTCCCCGGGTCGGCCCCCTGTCCGCGGCTATGAGCGCGCGGGCCCGCCTTCGCCCTCCGCCGCGAGTTCGGCCGCCTGGATGGTGAGGTAGTGCCGCTCCGGGAGGCTCGCCGTCCGGTTGGCGGCGGCCCGGTAGTTCGCCACCGCCCCCTCCCGGTCCCCGGCCATCCGCAGCAGATGGGCGCGCACCACGTACAGCCGGTGGTGGTCCTTGAGCCGTGCGTCGGACGCCAGCTCCTCCAGTACTTCCAGACCGGCGTCGGGACCGTGCACCATGGCGGCGGCGACGGCCCGGTTGAGGACGACGAACGGGTTGGCGGAGATGCGCTCGAGCACGCCGTACAGCGCGAGGATCTGCGGCCAGTCCGTCTCCTCGGCCGTCGGCGACTCGTCGTGCACCGCGGCGATCGCCGCCTGCACCTGGTACGGGCCGACCGGGCCGCGCGGCAGTGCGGCGGTGATCAGGGCGACGCCCTCCGCGATCGCCTCGGCGTCCCACAGGCCGCGGTCCTGTTCGGCCAGGGGGATCAGTTCACCCGCGGGGCCGGTCCGCGCCGGTCCGCGCGCGTCGTTCAGAAGCATCAGGGCCAGCAGTCCGCTGACTTCGCCGTCGTCGGGGAGCTGGGCATGCACGGCACGCGTCAGCCGGATCGCCTCGGTCGAGAGCTCGACGCGCCGGACATCGGGGCCGGTACTGCTCGTGTGACCCTCGTTGAAGATCAGGTACAGCACCTGAAGGACCGCGTCCAGCCGGTCCGGCCACTCCTCGCGGTCCGGCATGCGGAACGGAATCCCCGACGTCTTGATGCGCTGCTTCGCCCTGCTGATCCGCTGGCCCATGGTGGGCTCCGGAACCATGAACGCCTGGGCGATCTCGCCGGTCGTCAGCCCCCCGACGGAACGCAGCGTGAGCGCGATCGCGGCCTCGGGCGACAGCGCGGGGTGGCAGCACAGGAAGAGCAGCATGAGCGTGTCGTCGTGGTCCGCACCGTGCGCGGTGTCCGCAGCCGGCGCGGCCTGCCGGTCCGCCGGGTTCTGCGCGGCGACCAGTTCCTCCCGGCGGCGGCGGGCCTGCTCGCTCCTGACCTGCTCCGTCATCCGCCGCTGCGCGACCTTGATCAGCCAGCCCCGCGGATTGCGCGGCAACCCCTCCGCCGGCCACTGGTGCGTGGCCGCGAGCAGGGCTTCCTGGGTCGCGTCCTCGGCCGTCTCGAAGTCGCCGTAGCGCCGGGTGAGTACGCCGACGACCTGCGGCGCCAGGCGGCGCAGCAGGTCGCTCACGGACTCGGGCAGGTCGGTCAGCGTCGTGGTCCTCGTCGTTGATCGGCATCGATCGGCGTCGACCGGCCGGTCGACGGTGGGCCCGGGGGTGACGGGCCCGACCGCTCCTTCCTACAGGTCGGCGGGCGGGGCCGACATCACCTGCCGCACCTCGATCGGCATGTTCAGGGGCGCTCCGCCCGGGCCGGGAGCGGCCGACACGGCAGCCGCGATCTCGACGGCACGTTCGGGGGTCGGGCAGTCCACGATCCAGTAGCCGGCGAGGAACTCCTTCGTCTCCGGGAAGGGGCCCTCCGTCACCACCGGCGCCCCGCTGCCGTGCCCCCGGACGATCTTGGCCGTCTCCGGCATGGCCAGTCCCTGGCCGTCGACCAGCTCGCCACTGGCCGTGAGCTGCTGATTGGTCTCGTTCATGAAGGCCATGTGGGCCTTGATCTCGTCGGCGGACCAGGTGGTGATCGGCGGGAGCGTGTCCTGCATGTCCGCGCTGAACTGCATGAGCAGCATGTACTTCATGGTGGTCTCCCTCTGCCCGGGGAGCCCCTCCTGGGGCGCCCTCACAAGTAGGTAGAAGCACGGGCCGCGTTTTCGACAGCCTCCGGACGATCTGCCGAAAAATCTAAGGGACAGCCCTTGGCGGCAGCTTCCCCCGGGCGCCGCCCCGACCGCCGGTTCCGCGCTCGCCGGGCATTCGCATCGCATTCGTGATCGGTGCGGCGCATGATGGTGGGCATGGCGAAGCCGACCATCCTGACCGTCGATGACGACCCAGGAGTCTCCCGAGCCATCGCTCGCGACCTCCGTCGCCGGTACGGCGACCGGTACCGCGTGCTCCGGGCACCGTCGGGCGAAGAGGCGATGGAGGCTCTGCGCGAGGTCAAGCTGCGGGGCGAACCCCTCGCCGTGATGATCGCCGACTACCGCATGCCGACGATGAACGGCGTGCAGTTCCTGGAAGCGGCGATGGACCTGTTCCCGCTGGCCAGACGCGTCCTGCTGACGGCGTACGCCGACACCGGGGCCGCCATCGACGCCATCAACATCGTCGATCTCGACCACTATCTGCTCAAGCCGTGGAGCCCGCCGGAGGAGAACCTCTACCCGGTGCTGGACTCCCTGCTGGAGCTGTGGACCAACGCCCCCGAACGAGGTGCCGGAGAGACCCGTATCGTCGGTCACCGCTGGTCGGCGCCCTCCTTCGCCGTGCGGGAGTTCCTCGCCCGCAACCTCGTCCCCTACCGCTGGATCGCGGCCGACGAACCCGAGGGCAGACGGCTCCTGGACGCCGCGGGTCTGAGCGCCGACGACGTACCGCTGGTGATCACGTCCGAGGGCAAGACCCTGCAGTCGCCGACCGAGGCCGAGCTCGCCGCCCAGGTCGGCCTGAGCACCACACCCGCCTCCGACTTCTACGACGTCGTCGTCATCGGCGCCGGCCCCGCCGGTCTCGGAGCCGCCGTCTACGCGGCATCCGAAGGCCTGCGGACCGTCCTGGTGGAGCGCAGCGCGACAGGCGGGCAGGCCGGCCAGAGCAGCCGCATCGAGAACTACCTCGGCTTCCCGGACGGGGTGTCCGGTGCGCAGCTCACGGACCGGGCCCGCCGCCAGGCGACCCGCTTCGGCGCCGAGATCCTCAGCGCCCGTGAGGTGGTCGCCCTGGAAGCGGCGGGAGCGGGCCGGGTGCTGCGGTTCAGCGACGGCACCTCCATCGGGGCGCACACGGTGGTCCTCGCCACCGGGGTGTCGTACCGGCGACTGGAGGGCGAGGGCCTCAACGAGTTCACCGGGGCTGGCGTGTTCTACGGCTCCGCGTCCTTCGAGGCAGCGAACTGCTCCGGCCAGGACGTGTACATCGTCGGCGGCGCCAACTCCGCCGGTCAGGCCGCCGTCTACTTCTCCCGGTACGCCCGGCGCGTCCATCTCCTCGTCCGCGGCGCCGACTTGATCCGGTCGATGTCGTACTACCTCGTGCAGCAGATCAGCGCCATCGACAACATCGAGGTCCATCCGCACACCGAAGTGACGGGCGGCGCGGGCGACAGGCATCTGCAACGGCTCACGCTGCGCGACAACCGGACCGGTGACGTCGTGACCACCGAAACCTCCTGGCTGTTCATCTTCATCGGCGCCGAGCCGCCCACCGACTGGCTGGACGGCGTCGTGGCCCGAGACGGCCGCGGCTTCGTGCTCACCGGTCCCGACCTGCTGACCGAAGGGGAAAGGCCCGCCCACTGGCCGCTGTCCCGGGACCCGTACCACCTCGAAACCAGCGTGCCCGGAGTCTTCGCCGCCGGAGACGTACGCGCTGATTCCGTCAAACGGGTCGCATCCGCGGTGGGTGAGGGCGCCATGGCCGTCTCCTTGGTGCACCGCTACCTGGAGGCGCCATGAACGACCCGGGCCCCCGTACCGGGCTCACCCCGGCCGAACTTCAGGAACTGTTCCTCTTCGAGGCGCTCGACGACAAGCAGTTGCAGTGGCTGTCCGAACGCGGCCGCGTCGAGACACGGCCGGGCGGCTCGCCCGTGTACTCCGAGGGTGAGGACGCCACCTGCTTCTTCGTCCTGCTCAGCGGCACGGTCTCGATCGGCCGCCGTGTCCACGGTGACGACGTCGAGTTCAACCGCACCGACCAGCGGGGCGTCTACGCCGGGGCCACCCAGGCCTACATGGGGGACCGGGTCGATCAGGCATACCCCAACACCCTGGTAGCGATCACCGACGTCGAACTCTTCGTCCTGCCCGCCGACGAGTTCTCCTACGCCGTACGCACCTGGTTCCCGATGGCGCTGCACCTGCTCGAAGGCCTCTTCTTC is a genomic window containing:
- a CDS encoding glucoamylase family protein, yielding MDRRSFLAATTAGAAALSLPSAGSATAAGRRESETALLRRWFRDTYRSIEAMTTDIGLAADTLDLSRPGGPVVSRNTSPTNIGCGLWATVAAAGLGVIDRDTLHRRLTRTVASVEKLERHHGFWLNWYDAHDGSVLTSWPGTGDPVRPFLSSVDNAWLVTGLRIAASAEPRLRGRIARLLAAADWSYFYTPYDPADPVAGPGQLRGGFWTDTGEPTAHHYGALNTEPRMASYLGIADGSLPGEHYWHMLRTMLPEHGQEQMPQGAYDTVDGVRLWQGHYTYRGRKLIPTWGGSMFEALMVPLFVPEASWSPRSWGTTHHRFVRSHIEHGLSEARYGYWGFSPCNVPEGGYQEYGVDAIGMQTDGYASNTDRTYVTPGQPMPPASAYTNGVVTPHASFLALPYARRDALANLRAIDRDFGAYDDGYGFRDSVNVGTGRVSDFVLALDQGMIAAALAQELSPGLLQQPFTTGGFSSRVRPLLAKERFGI
- a CDS encoding sigma-70 family RNA polymerase sigma factor, which produces MSSDLEVSEIVAARSGDQQAQDRLVAAYFPLVHNIVGRALDGHADVDDVTQETMLRALSGLGTLRDPGSFRSWLVAITVNQIRGHWRRHRDAPVTGGLDDAYDLADPGADFVDLTIARLGLSGQRREVAEATRWLDEDDRSLLSLWWLESTGELTRAEVAVAMELSPQHTAVRVQRMKAQLEASRVVVRALAAQPRCVLLESLVEGWDGAPSALWRKRIARHARECTVCSGFSAGLVPAERLLVGLALVPLAAAATTLAPAGADPALAAAHDRIPGGHEIPGEHEPAGEHEPAGHHEIPMQHGRTGLRHGGGRAHGRETQRRLDRARRRRRTSAAAVAVAALVTAGGALHLFTDDQDPGTRTPSTVTEAQGVLPSTPPARTTATASPSPSPGSATPTPRPSPSPSKRAATRTPAPRPAVSDSAPAPKPETETQQSRSGPAGTVLSLVNKERAAAGCGPLSGNGRLDTAARRHSEDMAAKNYFSHTSQDGRSPGDRITAAGYQWRTYGENIARGQQSAASVMESWMNSPGHRANILNCAFTSMGLGVHEGPGGPWWTQVFGASS
- a CDS encoding RNA polymerase sigma factor; this encodes MSDLLRRLAPQVVGVLTRRYGDFETAEDATQEALLAATHQWPAEGLPRNPRGWLIKVAQRRMTEQVRSEQARRRREELVAAQNPADRQAAPAADTAHGADHDDTLMLLFLCCHPALSPEAAIALTLRSVGGLTTGEIAQAFMVPEPTMGQRISRAKQRIKTSGIPFRMPDREEWPDRLDAVLQVLYLIFNEGHTSSTGPDVRRVELSTEAIRLTRAVHAQLPDDGEVSGLLALMLLNDARGPARTGPAGELIPLAEQDRGLWDAEAIAEGVALITAALPRGPVGPYQVQAAIAAVHDESPTAEETDWPQILALYGVLERISANPFVVLNRAVAAAMVHGPDAGLEVLEELASDARLKDHHRLYVVRAHLLRMAGDREGAVANYRAAANRTASLPERHYLTIQAAELAAEGEGGPARS
- a CDS encoding YciI family protein; its protein translation is MKYMLLMQFSADMQDTLPPITTWSADEIKAHMAFMNETNQQLTASGELVDGQGLAMPETAKIVRGHGSGAPVVTEGPFPETKEFLAGYWIVDCPTPERAVEIAAAVSAAPGPGGAPLNMPIEVRQVMSAPPADL
- a CDS encoding FAD-dependent oxidoreductase gives rise to the protein MAKPTILTVDDDPGVSRAIARDLRRRYGDRYRVLRAPSGEEAMEALREVKLRGEPLAVMIADYRMPTMNGVQFLEAAMDLFPLARRVLLTAYADTGAAIDAINIVDLDHYLLKPWSPPEENLYPVLDSLLELWTNAPERGAGETRIVGHRWSAPSFAVREFLARNLVPYRWIAADEPEGRRLLDAAGLSADDVPLVITSEGKTLQSPTEAELAAQVGLSTTPASDFYDVVVIGAGPAGLGAAVYAASEGLRTVLVERSATGGQAGQSSRIENYLGFPDGVSGAQLTDRARRQATRFGAEILSAREVVALEAAGAGRVLRFSDGTSIGAHTVVLATGVSYRRLEGEGLNEFTGAGVFYGSASFEAANCSGQDVYIVGGANSAGQAAVYFSRYARRVHLLVRGADLIRSMSYYLVQQISAIDNIEVHPHTEVTGGAGDRHLQRLTLRDNRTGDVVTTETSWLFIFIGAEPPTDWLDGVVARDGRGFVLTGPDLLTEGERPAHWPLSRDPYHLETSVPGVFAAGDVRADSVKRVASAVGEGAMAVSLVHRYLEAP